The proteins below come from a single Mycobacterium parmense genomic window:
- a CDS encoding cystathionine gamma-synthase, translated as MSNDRHREFTGLATKAIHAGYRPDPATGAVNAPIYASSTFAQDAVGVLRGGYEYARTGNPTRAALEASLAAVEEGAFARAFSAGMAATDCALRALLRPGDHLVIPNDAYGGTFRLIDKVFTQWNVGYTPVALYDLDAVRAAITPQTRLIWVETPTNPLLSIADIGALAEIGAQSHAKVLVDNTFASPALQQPLTLGADIVLHSTTKYIGGHSDVVGGALITDDEELDDAFAFLQNGAGAVPGPFDAYLTMRGLKTLVLRMQRHSENALAVAEFLAGQSAVDTVLYPGLPGHPGHDVAARQMSGFGGMVSIRLRGGRAAAQSLCARTEVFILAESLGGVESLIEHPSAMTHASVAGSQLQVPDDLVRLSVGIEDVADLLGDLEQALA; from the coding sequence ATGAGCAACGATCGGCACCGCGAGTTCACCGGGCTGGCCACCAAGGCGATCCACGCCGGCTATCGGCCGGACCCGGCGACCGGGGCGGTCAACGCGCCGATATACGCGAGCAGCACTTTCGCCCAGGACGCCGTGGGGGTGCTGCGCGGCGGCTACGAGTACGCGCGGACCGGCAATCCCACGCGCGCGGCGCTGGAGGCCTCCCTGGCGGCCGTGGAGGAGGGCGCGTTCGCCCGCGCGTTCAGCGCCGGGATGGCCGCCACCGACTGCGCCCTGAGGGCGCTGCTGCGTCCCGGCGACCACCTGGTGATTCCCAACGACGCCTACGGCGGCACCTTCCGGCTGATCGACAAGGTGTTCACGCAGTGGAACGTCGGTTACACGCCGGTGGCGCTGTACGACCTCGACGCCGTCCGCGCGGCGATCACACCGCAAACCCGGCTCATCTGGGTCGAGACGCCCACCAACCCGCTGCTGTCCATCGCCGACATCGGCGCGCTCGCCGAGATCGGTGCGCAATCGCACGCAAAGGTGTTGGTGGACAACACGTTCGCCTCACCCGCGCTGCAGCAGCCGTTGACGCTGGGCGCCGACATCGTGCTGCACTCGACCACCAAGTACATCGGCGGACACTCCGATGTGGTGGGTGGCGCGCTGATCACCGACGACGAAGAGCTGGACGACGCCTTCGCTTTCCTGCAGAACGGGGCCGGCGCGGTGCCGGGCCCGTTCGACGCCTACCTCACCATGCGGGGGCTCAAGACGCTGGTGCTGCGGATGCAGCGGCACAGCGAAAACGCCTTGGCCGTAGCCGAATTCCTCGCCGGGCAATCCGCCGTCGACACCGTGCTGTATCCGGGCCTGCCCGGCCATCCGGGGCACGACGTCGCGGCCCGGCAGATGAGCGGATTCGGTGGGATGGTGTCAATACGCCTGCGCGGCGGCCGGGCGGCCGCTCAAAGCCTTTGCGCCAGAACCGAAGTGTTCATCCTGGCCGAATCGCTGGGTGGGGTGGAGTCGCTGATCGAGCATCCGAGCGCCATGACGCACGCGTCGGTCGCGGGTTCGCAACTTCAAGTACCCGACGACCTGGTGCGCCTGTCGGTCGGCATCGAAGACGTCGCCGATCTGCTCGGCGATCTCGAGCAGGCGCTGGCGTAG
- a CDS encoding patatin-like phospholipase family protein gives CAGSPTESPSGAARLLTDSDVLVGTSAGAAVAAQLGSASTLDALFGRQVGQASAEIDSGVDVDTITELFLAALAEPCEGENEPDHMRRRLRRIGGRDPRSPRRCAARSSRGLPSLDWPARPLRLTAIDVDTGELVVFDRDSGVDLVDAVAASCAVPGAWPPVAIGGRRYMDGGVGSSVNLGVAGDCDVAVVLVPSGVDAPAPFGDGPAAEIAAFGGSAFAVFADGASLTAFGANPLDPRCRIASATAGREQNRREAAAVARFLGV, from the coding sequence CTGCGCGGGATCGCCGACGGAGTCGCCGAGCGGCGCGGCACGGTTGTTGACGGATTCCGACGTGCTGGTGGGAACCTCGGCCGGTGCGGCCGTCGCCGCGCAACTCGGCAGCGCCAGCACCCTCGACGCGCTGTTCGGCCGGCAGGTCGGCCAGGCGTCGGCCGAAATCGACTCCGGTGTCGACGTCGACACCATCACCGAGCTCTTCCTGGCGGCCTTGGCGGAACCCTGTGAGGGCGAAAACGAACCGGACCACATGCGGCGGCGGCTGCGGCGCATCGGCGGTCGCGACCCACGGTCCCCGCGCCGGTGCGCCGCGAGGTCATCGCGCGGCCTGCCCTCGCTCGACTGGCCCGCGCGGCCGCTGCGGCTCACCGCGATCGACGTCGACACCGGCGAGCTGGTCGTCTTCGACCGGGATTCGGGTGTCGACCTCGTCGACGCGGTGGCCGCGAGTTGCGCGGTGCCGGGGGCCTGGCCGCCGGTGGCCATCGGGGGCCGGCGCTACATGGACGGAGGGGTCGGCAGCAGCGTGAACCTGGGCGTGGCCGGTGACTGCGACGTCGCGGTGGTGCTCGTGCCCTCGGGCGTGGACGCGCCGGCGCCCTTCGGCGACGGGCCGGCCGCCGAGATTGCGGCGTTCGGCGGCTCGGCGTTCGCCGTGTTCGCCGACGGCGCCTCGCTGACGGCGTTCGGGGCCAACCCGCTCGACCCGCGCTGCCGCATCGCCTCGGCGACGGCCGGGCGCGAGCAGAACCGGCGCGAAGCCGCGGCCGTCGCCCGGTTCCTCGGGGTCTGA
- the greA gene encoding transcription elongation factor GreA: MTDTQVTWLTQESHDRLKAELDQLIANRPVIAAEINDRREEGDLRENGGYHAAREEQGQQEARIRQLQDLLNNAKVGEAPKQSGVALPGSVVKVYYDGDKSDTETFLIATRQEGVNDGKLEVYSPNSPLGGALIDAKVGETRSYVVPNGSTVEVTLISAEPYHA; the protein is encoded by the coding sequence ATGACGGATACTCAGGTGACCTGGCTGACCCAGGAGTCACATGACCGACTCAAGGCCGAGCTCGACCAGCTGATCGCGAATCGTCCGGTCATCGCCGCGGAGATCAACGACCGGCGCGAGGAGGGCGACCTGCGCGAGAACGGCGGCTACCACGCCGCCCGCGAGGAGCAGGGTCAGCAGGAGGCGCGCATCCGCCAGCTGCAGGACCTGCTGAACAACGCGAAGGTCGGCGAGGCGCCCAAGCAGTCCGGAGTGGCGCTGCCCGGTTCGGTGGTCAAGGTCTACTACGACGGCGACAAGTCCGACACCGAGACGTTCCTGATCGCCACCCGCCAGGAAGGCGTCAACGACGGCAAGCTCGAGGTCTACTCGCCCAACTCGCCGCTGGGCGGGGCGCTGATCGACGCCAAGGTGGGCGAGACCCGCAGCTATGTCGTGCCCAACGGCAGCACCGTCGAGGTCACGCTGATCAGCGCGGAGCCCTACCACGCGTAG
- a CDS encoding thioredoxin domain-containing protein, which produces MGRHSKPEAEAGQSGSNTLGQAISPYLRQHAGNPVHWQQWTPEALAQAVARDVPILLSVGYAACHWCHVMAHESFEDDEVAAAMNADFVCIKVDREERPDIDAIYMSATVALTGQGGWPMTCFLTPDGRPFFCGTYYPKVDFLQLLSAVSSTWRERRGEVEEGSDRIAAELRRMTAGLPGDGPAVTAALCDHAVANVLADEDATHGGFGTAPKFPASTVLEALLRNYERTGSRAVLETISRTGNAMARGGIYDQLAGGFARYSVDKAWVVPHFEKMLYDNALLLRTYAHWARRTGDPLARRIATQTARFMLDELCVGGMFTSSLDADADGREGSTYVWTPQQLAGALGGVDGPWAAKVFGVTESGTFEHGTSVLRLPADPDDPQRLERVRTALLAARRARPQPERDDKVVTSWNGLAITALAEASVALGEPEFARAAQRCATALLELHLVGGRLRRASLGKVVGDSAAILEDYAMLATGLLSLYQLTASESWLTAAAGLLDAALRHFVDPERPGRWFDTADDAEALVLRPADTLDGATPSGASSITEALLTAAHLVAGDRADLYLSAALESLSAHSLLLERAPRSAVHWLAVAESAVRGPLQVAVVCDPSRSALLADARRLAPGGAIVVGGASDSSALLVGRDRVADADAAYVCRGRVCDLPVTGATELAAALGVPG; this is translated from the coding sequence GTGGGTCGGCATAGCAAACCGGAGGCGGAGGCCGGCCAGTCCGGTTCGAACACCTTGGGGCAGGCGATCAGCCCGTATCTGCGTCAGCACGCCGGCAACCCGGTGCACTGGCAGCAATGGACACCGGAGGCGCTGGCCCAGGCCGTGGCGCGCGACGTGCCGATCCTGCTGTCCGTCGGCTACGCCGCCTGTCACTGGTGTCACGTCATGGCCCACGAGTCGTTCGAAGACGACGAGGTGGCCGCCGCGATGAACGCGGACTTCGTCTGCATCAAGGTCGACCGCGAGGAACGGCCGGACATCGACGCGATCTACATGAGCGCGACGGTGGCGTTGACCGGGCAGGGCGGCTGGCCGATGACCTGTTTTCTGACCCCCGACGGCAGGCCCTTCTTCTGCGGTACCTACTACCCGAAAGTCGACTTCTTGCAGCTGCTTTCGGCGGTCTCCTCCACCTGGCGGGAACGCCGCGGGGAGGTTGAGGAGGGGTCCGACCGCATCGCGGCGGAGCTGCGCAGGATGACGGCGGGGCTGCCCGGCGACGGCCCGGCCGTGACGGCGGCATTGTGTGACCACGCCGTCGCCAACGTGCTGGCCGACGAGGACGCGACGCACGGCGGCTTCGGTACCGCGCCCAAGTTCCCGGCGTCGACGGTGCTGGAGGCGCTGCTGCGCAACTACGAGCGCACCGGCTCCCGCGCCGTGCTGGAGACCATCTCGCGCACCGGAAACGCGATGGCCCGCGGCGGCATCTACGACCAGCTGGCCGGCGGCTTCGCCCGCTACAGCGTCGACAAGGCCTGGGTGGTACCGCATTTCGAGAAGATGCTCTACGACAACGCGCTGTTGTTGCGGACCTACGCGCACTGGGCGCGACGGACCGGGGACCCGTTGGCGCGCCGGATCGCCACGCAGACGGCACGATTCATGCTCGACGAGCTTTGCGTGGGGGGCATGTTCACGTCGTCGTTGGACGCCGACGCCGACGGCCGTGAGGGCTCGACCTATGTGTGGACGCCTCAGCAGCTGGCCGGGGCGCTGGGTGGCGTCGACGGACCCTGGGCGGCAAAGGTTTTCGGCGTCACCGAGTCCGGGACCTTCGAGCACGGGACCTCGGTGCTGCGGCTGCCCGCCGACCCGGACGACCCGCAGCGACTCGAACGCGTCCGGACCGCGCTGCTGGCCGCCCGGCGCGCGCGACCCCAGCCCGAACGGGACGACAAGGTCGTCACGTCGTGGAACGGCCTGGCGATCACCGCGCTCGCCGAGGCCTCCGTGGCGTTGGGGGAACCGGAGTTCGCCCGGGCCGCGCAGCGCTGCGCGACGGCGCTGCTGGAGCTGCACCTGGTCGGCGGCCGGCTGCGGCGCGCCAGCCTCGGGAAAGTGGTGGGCGACAGCGCCGCCATCCTGGAGGACTACGCGATGCTGGCGACCGGTTTGCTTTCGCTGTACCAGCTGACCGCCAGCGAGTCCTGGCTGACGGCGGCGGCCGGCCTGCTGGACGCCGCGCTGCGGCACTTCGTCGACCCCGAACGGCCCGGCCGCTGGTTCGACACCGCCGATGACGCCGAGGCGCTGGTGCTACGGCCCGCCGACACCCTGGACGGGGCGACCCCGTCGGGCGCGTCGTCGATCACCGAAGCGCTGCTGACGGCGGCGCACCTGGTCGCCGGCGACCGCGCGGACCTCTACCTGAGTGCCGCGCTCGAGTCGCTGAGCGCGCACTCGCTGCTGCTCGAGCGCGCGCCGCGCTCGGCCGTGCACTGGCTGGCGGTCGCGGAGTCCGCCGTCCGCGGGCCGCTGCAGGTCGCGGTGGTCTGCGATCCGTCGCGGTCGGCGCTGCTGGCCGACGCGCGCCGGCTGGCGCCCGGCGGGGCCATCGTGGTGGGCGGCGCGAGCGACTCGTCGGCGCTGCTGGTCGGGCGCGACCGGGTCGCCGACGCCGACGCCGCCTACGTCTGCCGCGGTCGCGTCTGCGATCTACCCGTAACCGGGGCAACCGAACTCGCCGCCGCGCTGGGCGTCCCGGGGTAG
- a CDS encoding (2Z,6E)-farnesyl diphosphate synthase — protein MEVIPPRLKEPLYRVYELRLRQGLAASKAELPRHIAVLCDGNRRWARDAGYDDVRYGYRMGAAKIAEMLRWCQEAGIEMATVYLLSTENLQRDPAELAGLIEIITDVVEEICAPANQWSVRTVGDLELLGEEPARRLRGAVDSTPVVASFHVNVAVGYGGRREIVDAVRALLSKELANGATAEELIDAVTVEGISENLYTSGQPDPDLVIRTSGEQRLSGFLLWQSAYSEMWFTEAHWPAFRRVDFLRALRDYSQRHRRYGR, from the coding sequence GTGGAAGTCATTCCGCCGCGGCTCAAGGAGCCGCTGTACCGCGTCTACGAGTTGCGGCTGAGGCAGGGGCTGGCCGCCTCGAAGGCCGAGTTGCCCCGCCACATCGCGGTTCTGTGCGACGGAAACCGGCGGTGGGCGCGCGATGCGGGCTACGACGACGTGCGCTACGGCTACCGGATGGGCGCCGCCAAGATCGCCGAGATGCTGCGCTGGTGCCAGGAGGCCGGCATCGAGATGGCCACCGTGTACCTGTTGTCCACCGAGAATTTGCAACGCGATCCCGCAGAGCTCGCCGGGCTCATCGAGATCATCACCGACGTGGTCGAGGAGATCTGCGCGCCGGCAAATCAGTGGAGTGTGCGCACCGTCGGCGATCTCGAACTGCTCGGCGAGGAACCCGCCCGCCGACTGCGCGGTGCGGTGGACTCCACGCCGGTCGTCGCGTCGTTCCACGTCAATGTCGCGGTCGGTTACGGGGGCCGCCGCGAGATCGTCGACGCGGTGCGTGCGCTGTTGAGCAAGGAACTAGCCAACGGCGCGACGGCCGAGGAACTGATCGACGCGGTCACGGTCGAGGGCATCTCGGAAAACCTTTACACCTCCGGCCAGCCCGACCCCGACCTGGTGATCCGCACGTCGGGCGAACAGCGGCTGTCCGGGTTTCTGCTGTGGCAGAGCGCGTACTCGGAGATGTGGTTCACCGAGGCGCACTGGCCCGCGTTCCGCCGGGTCGACTTCCTGCGCGCGCTGCGCGACTACAGCCAGCGGCATCGCCGGTACGGCAGGTAG
- the mca gene encoding mycothiol conjugate amidase Mca, whose product MSKLRLMAVHAHPDDESSKGAATLARYADEGHRVMVVTLTGGERGDILNPAMDLPDVRGHITEIRRDEMAKAAAILGVEHTWLGFVDSGLPQGDPPPPLPEGCFALVPLEVSVEALVRVVREFRPHVMTTYDENGGYPHPDHVRCHQVSIGAFEAAGDYRRFPDAGEPWSVSKLYYNHGFLRARMQLLHDEAVKHGHEPPFKKWLEHWDADHDPFESRVTTRVECSAYFGQRDDALRAHATQIDPNHDFFAAPIAWQERLWPTEEFELARSRVPVRLPEDDLFAGLEGDE is encoded by the coding sequence GTGAGCAAGCTGCGGTTGATGGCGGTGCACGCCCACCCGGACGACGAATCCAGCAAGGGTGCCGCGACACTGGCCCGCTACGCCGACGAGGGCCATCGGGTCATGGTGGTGACGTTGACCGGTGGCGAGCGCGGCGACATTCTCAATCCGGCGATGGACCTGCCCGACGTGCGCGGGCACATCACCGAGATTCGCCGCGACGAGATGGCCAAGGCCGCCGCGATACTCGGCGTCGAGCACACGTGGCTCGGTTTCGTCGACTCCGGACTGCCCCAGGGCGACCCGCCGCCACCGCTGCCCGAGGGTTGTTTCGCGCTGGTGCCGCTGGAGGTCTCCGTCGAGGCCCTGGTTCGGGTGGTCCGGGAGTTCCGGCCGCACGTGATGACCACCTACGACGAGAACGGCGGCTATCCGCATCCCGATCACGTTCGCTGCCATCAGGTTTCGATCGGCGCGTTCGAGGCGGCCGGTGACTACCGGCGCTTTCCGGACGCCGGCGAGCCGTGGTCGGTGTCCAAGCTCTACTACAACCACGGGTTCCTGCGGGCGCGGATGCAGTTGCTGCACGACGAAGCCGTCAAGCACGGCCACGAGCCACCGTTCAAGAAGTGGCTCGAGCACTGGGACGCCGACCACGACCCGTTCGAATCGCGGGTGACGACGCGCGTGGAGTGCTCTGCGTATTTCGGCCAGCGCGACGACGCATTGCGGGCGCACGCCACCCAGATCGACCCGAACCACGACTTCTTCGCCGCCCCGATCGCCTGGCAGGAGCGGCTATGGCCGACCGAGGAGTTCGAGTTGGCCCGGTCACGCGTCCCGGTGCGACTGCCCGAGGACGACCTTTTCGCGGGATTGGAGGGCGACGAATGA
- a CDS encoding RDD family protein, whose translation MTDQPPPGGDFPPPAPSSGPSGPSGPSGDHGAPSGGHEVPAPPSGGGSYPPPPPPPPPGGSYPPPPPPSGGYAPPPPGPAIRTLPTQEYTSWLTRVLAFVIDILPYAVLHGIGAAILYSTQQTACVTDITQYAVNQYCATENSTLGLIAQWLASVLGLFYLIWNYGYRQGTTGSSLGKSVMKFKVVSEITGQPIGFGKSVVRFLAHFIDAAICFVGFLFPLWDAKRQTLADKIMSTVCLPIPQG comes from the coding sequence ATGACCGATCAACCGCCGCCTGGTGGCGATTTCCCGCCGCCTGCGCCCTCGTCCGGGCCGTCCGGGCCGTCCGGGCCTTCCGGTGACCATGGGGCGCCGTCCGGCGGGCACGAGGTCCCCGCGCCGCCGTCCGGCGGCGGTTCCTATCCGCCGCCGCCCCCGCCGCCGCCGCCCGGCGGGTCCTACCCGCCGCCGCCACCTCCGTCCGGCGGGTACGCGCCGCCGCCTCCCGGACCGGCGATCCGCACCCTGCCGACGCAGGAGTACACGTCGTGGCTCACCCGGGTGCTGGCGTTCGTGATCGACATCCTCCCGTACGCCGTTCTGCACGGCATCGGCGCCGCGATCCTGTACTCCACCCAGCAGACAGCCTGCGTCACCGACATCACCCAGTACGCCGTCAACCAGTACTGCGCCACCGAGAACTCGACGTTGGGGCTGATCGCGCAGTGGCTGGCGTCTGTGTTGGGGCTGTTCTACCTGATCTGGAACTACGGCTACCGCCAGGGCACCACCGGGTCGAGCCTGGGCAAGTCGGTGATGAAGTTCAAGGTCGTCAGCGAGATCACCGGGCAACCCATCGGCTTCGGGAAGTCCGTCGTGCGCTTCCTCGCGCATTTCATCGACGCCGCCATCTGCTTCGTCGGGTTCCTCTTCCCGCTCTGGGACGCCAAGCGGCAGACGCTGGCCGACAAGATCATGTCGACGGTCTGTCTGCCGATCCCGCAAGGCTGA
- a CDS encoding nuclear transport factor 2 family protein, whose translation MRNAADRVQAITDTVNRYIELVAKGSADDLVELYADDATVEDPVGGEVHIGRQAIHGFYSAVDGVARECELVSLRVAGNEAAFLFRLTVTAGDHRMVIEPIDVMVFDDRGKVTAMKAYWSAANVTQG comes from the coding sequence ATGCGCAACGCCGCCGACAGGGTCCAAGCAATCACCGACACGGTCAACCGCTACATCGAACTGGTCGCCAAGGGCAGCGCCGACGACCTGGTCGAGCTGTACGCCGACGACGCCACGGTCGAGGATCCGGTGGGGGGCGAGGTGCACATCGGACGCCAGGCGATCCACGGCTTCTACTCCGCGGTCGACGGCGTGGCGCGCGAGTGCGAACTCGTCTCGTTGCGGGTCGCGGGCAACGAGGCGGCCTTCCTGTTCCGGCTGACCGTGACCGCGGGCGACCACCGGATGGTGATCGAGCCCATCGACGTCATGGTCTTCGACGACCGCGGCAAGGTCACCGCCATGAAGGCCTACTGGTCGGCGGCGAACGTCACCCAGGGGTAG
- a CDS encoding Bax inhibitor-1/YccA family protein gives MRETSNPVFRSLPKQRGGYAQFGTGAPPVQGYQTNPYSAPYQAPYQEAREVSRPLTIDDVVTKTGITLAVLTATAAVSYFLVKSDLALAMPLSLVGALGGLGLVLIATLGRKQDNPGIVLSYAVLEGMFLGAISFVMANFSVSSANAGMLVGEAIMGTMGVFFGMLVVYKTGAIRVTPKFTRMLVAAMFGVLALMLGNFVLAMFGVGGGTGLGLRSGGPLAIIFSLVCIGIAAFSFLIDFDAADQMIRAGAPERAAWGIALGLTVTLVWLYIEILRLLSYLQND, from the coding sequence GTGCGGGAGACAAGCAACCCGGTATTTCGTTCACTGCCTAAGCAGCGGGGCGGATACGCGCAGTTCGGCACTGGCGCGCCCCCCGTGCAGGGGTACCAGACCAACCCCTATTCGGCGCCCTATCAGGCCCCCTACCAGGAGGCCCGCGAGGTCTCCCGGCCTCTCACCATCGACGACGTCGTCACCAAGACCGGCATCACGCTGGCCGTGCTGACGGCGACCGCCGCCGTCTCCTACTTCCTGGTGAAGTCGGACCTGGCGCTGGCCATGCCGCTGAGCCTGGTCGGGGCGCTCGGCGGCCTGGGCCTGGTGCTGATCGCGACCCTGGGCCGCAAGCAGGACAACCCGGGGATCGTGCTGAGCTACGCCGTCCTCGAGGGGATGTTCCTCGGCGCCATCTCGTTCGTGATGGCGAATTTCAGCGTGTCGTCGGCCAACGCCGGCATGTTGGTCGGCGAGGCCATCATGGGCACCATGGGCGTGTTCTTCGGCATGCTCGTCGTCTACAAGACCGGCGCCATCCGTGTCACACCCAAGTTCACCCGAATGCTGGTCGCTGCCATGTTCGGCGTGCTGGCCCTGATGCTCGGCAACTTCGTGCTCGCGATGTTCGGTGTCGGCGGCGGAACCGGCCTCGGACTGCGCAGCGGCGGACCGCTGGCCATCATCTTCTCGCTGGTGTGCATCGGCATCGCGGCGTTCAGCTTCCTGATCGACTTCGACGCCGCCGATCAGATGATCCGCGCCGGGGCGCCGGAGAGGGCGGCCTGGGGCATCGCGCTGGGGCTGACCGTGACCCTGGTATGGCTGTACATCGAGATCCTGCGTCTGCTGAGTTATCTGCAGAACGACTAG
- the coaA gene encoding type I pantothenate kinase gives MPRLSEPSPYVEFDRKQWRALRMSTPLALTEDELVGLRGLGEQIDLLEVEEVYLPLARLIHLQVAARQRLFAATAEFLGEPQQNPDRPVPFIIGVAGSVAVGKSTTARVLQALLARWDHHPRVDLVTTDGFLYSNAELDRRNLMHRKGFPESYNRRALMRFVTSIKSGSDHACAPVYSHLKYDIIPGAKQVVRHPDILILEGLNVLQTGPTLMVSDLFDFSLYVDARIEDIEQWYVSRFLAMRSTAFADPQSHFHHYAPLNDTKAVAAAREIWRSINRPNLVENILPTRPRATLVLRKDADHSINRLRLRKL, from the coding sequence ATGCCGCGGCTTAGCGAGCCGAGCCCTTACGTGGAGTTCGACCGGAAGCAATGGCGTGCGCTTCGTATGTCGACGCCGCTGGCCCTCACCGAGGACGAGCTCGTCGGCCTGCGCGGCCTGGGCGAACAGATCGACTTGCTCGAGGTCGAAGAGGTCTACCTGCCCCTGGCCCGGTTGATCCATCTGCAGGTCGCCGCGCGGCAGCGGTTGTTCGCCGCCACCGCGGAGTTCTTGGGTGAGCCCCAGCAGAATCCCGACCGGCCGGTGCCGTTCATCATCGGCGTGGCCGGCAGCGTCGCGGTCGGCAAGTCGACGACCGCACGCGTGCTGCAAGCGCTGCTGGCCCGCTGGGATCACCATCCCCGGGTGGACCTGGTGACCACCGACGGCTTCCTGTACTCCAACGCCGAGCTGGACCGGCGGAACCTCATGCATCGCAAGGGGTTTCCGGAGAGCTACAACCGTAGGGCGCTGATGCGCTTCGTGACGTCGATCAAGTCCGGTTCGGACCACGCGTGCGCGCCGGTGTACTCGCACCTGAAATACGACATCATCCCGGGCGCCAAGCAGGTCGTCAGGCACCCCGACATCCTGATCCTCGAGGGCCTCAACGTCTTACAGACCGGCCCCACCCTGATGGTCTCGGACCTGTTCGACTTCTCGCTGTATGTGGACGCCCGCATCGAGGACATCGAACAGTGGTACGTGTCGCGGTTCCTGGCGATGCGCAGCACAGCGTTCGCCGACCCGCAATCACACTTCCACCACTACGCGCCCCTCAACGACACCAAGGCCGTCGCCGCCGCGCGCGAGATCTGGCGGTCCATCAACCGCCCCAATCTGGTCGAGAACATCCTGCCCACCCGTCCCCGCGCCACCCTGGTGCTGCGCAAGGACGCCGATCACTCCATCAATCGGCTCCGCCTGCGCAAGCTGTGA
- a CDS encoding DUF4307 domain-containing protein yields MTEIPPPRPESRYGRPRLSRVSRHRLVIVGSALVIAAGVAVAVIGYQRLATSDVTGSLAGYRVIDAQTASVTISVTRSDPARPVDCIVRVRSEDGAETGRREVLVAPSRESTVQVTTTLKSSKPPVMADIYGCGTDVPGYLRPG; encoded by the coding sequence ATGACCGAAATTCCTCCGCCACGCCCCGAAAGCCGCTACGGGCGGCCCCGGCTGTCGCGCGTCTCCCGGCACCGCCTGGTGATCGTCGGGTCCGCGCTGGTGATCGCGGCGGGCGTCGCGGTCGCCGTCATCGGCTACCAGCGGCTGGCTACCAGCGACGTCACGGGGTCACTGGCCGGCTACCGGGTGATCGACGCCCAGACGGCGTCGGTAACGATCAGCGTGACCCGATCCGACCCGGCGCGTCCGGTGGACTGCATCGTCCGGGTGCGGTCCGAGGACGGCGCAGAGACGGGCAGGCGGGAGGTATTGGTCGCTCCGTCCCGAGAATCCACGGTGCAGGTGACGACGACGCTCAAGTCCAGCAAGCCTCCGGTGATGGCCGATATCTACGGTTGCGGCACCGACGTGCCCGGCTACCTGCGCCCGGGCTGA
- the trhA gene encoding PAQR family membrane homeostasis protein TrhA: MSSQTSTATNPEPESEPITPGNTVDHIVEGAASKPRMRGWIHFYSAWLAVITGATLVSVSWAVASPRAGHSTLIYAASTVAMFAVSATYHRVHWKSAIVRTRMKRLDHSMIFVFIAGSYTPFARLVMPQDTGVVVLWIVWGGAAAGILLKVCWPTAPRWLGVPLYLLLGWVAVWYAPTILHQAGVAAMVLLAVGGVLYSVGGVFYGLRWPDPWPRTFGYHEIFHAFTAVAAILHYIAMWLAVFYAGNHAWLAH, encoded by the coding sequence ATGAGCAGCCAGACGAGCACGGCCACCAATCCGGAACCCGAGTCCGAACCGATCACACCCGGCAACACCGTCGACCACATCGTCGAGGGCGCCGCCAGCAAGCCGCGGATGCGCGGCTGGATCCACTTCTACTCGGCGTGGCTGGCCGTGATCACCGGCGCGACGCTGGTGTCGGTGTCGTGGGCGGTCGCCTCGCCCCGCGCCGGTCATTCGACGCTGATCTACGCCGCCTCCACGGTGGCGATGTTCGCCGTGAGCGCCACCTATCACCGCGTGCACTGGAAGTCGGCGATCGTGCGCACGCGCATGAAGCGGCTCGACCATTCGATGATCTTCGTGTTCATCGCCGGCAGCTATACGCCCTTCGCACGGCTGGTGATGCCGCAGGACACCGGGGTGGTGGTGCTGTGGATCGTCTGGGGCGGCGCGGCCGCGGGCATTTTGCTGAAGGTGTGCTGGCCGACGGCGCCCCGCTGGCTCGGCGTGCCGCTCTATCTGCTGCTGGGCTGGGTGGCGGTGTGGTACGCCCCCACGATCCTGCACCAGGCCGGGGTGGCCGCGATGGTGCTACTGGCTGTCGGCGGGGTGCTCTACAGTGTCGGCGGCGTGTTCTATGGGCTGCGCTGGCCGGATCCCTGGCCGCGAACGTTCGGCTACCACGAAATCTTCCACGCCTTCACCGCGGTCGCCGCGATCCTGCACTACATCGCGATGTGGCTCGCGGTCTTCTACGCGGGCAACCACGCCTGGCTCGCGCACTGA